The DNA window ttttttttcttaaataaaaagtattattttcattattttcaaataattatGAGCTCATCACATATGAGAATATTTCTAACACAACAAAGTTCATTTTATAGGGTCCTTTTAACAAGAGAATTTAATGCACCAAATGTTCAGAAAATGTCTCTAGATAATGGCGACTATACCAAAAGCtctaaatctaaacaaaaatagAAGATTTTTTCTGGTCGATCAGGTTATTGAATCAAATAGGTGGGTGGATgattcatttgcatttacatagAAATTCATCATGTTGGCATGGAATATTCTGACAGACATGGATCTTAAGTTCACAAACAGATTTTATATCTCTATCTGTAATCTTGTTTATTGTTGGAATATTGGCAAATGATCAACAagaaacagcacagaaacagtTCATATCAAAGTTTCACTGTTTAAGTCAAGGTGTCAGTGAACCAGTCTGCCGTTTGACCTTCTGACCTAGAGTTTACAGCCAAACATCTCTATAAATGTCCGTCTCAGATACAGCAGAACACAAAGTAAGTCTGAGCATCAGCAGTTTCTCTTTAAGGAAATGGCTCCTGGAAATCCATGGTCACAACCCCTATTTGAATGTTGCTATATCAGTCTCTGGCACTATAATCAGCAGTAAATAattctgaaaaagaaagaaaaaaatacagcatgCTTTATAGTTGATAGGATTTCACTGGCAATTCTATGATCCCTGATAGCTCACATTTTTGGAAACCAAGATGTGATATTAGTTTGAGAATAAGAGACACTGATCAAGAGTCATCTAAATGAGTTGAGCCATAGCATACAAAACAGAAAGGCACATTCTCTGGCATTCATGAATCGCTTGCCACCCATTTTCATTGGCTTGTCTATGGCTGATGCTCTCTCTCCACAAAACCATTCAGCTGTTCATTCTGCTCAATGTATTGTGGCAGATTTGTGAACATGGTGTTGTTCTCTTTCTGTGtcacctcctcctcctgttcctcctctTCATGAGCCTCCTGACTCTCTTCAGCCAGtgtgttgttgctgctgttgctgctaaGTCTCGCTGCATCCTCTGCTATATTTGGTGGCATGTCTTTGTTTCTGTTGCGCTTGGCCAACTTACTGAGAGAGCCAAAGCGATTAAAGATGTTTTCCTCTgaggctgtgtgtttgttatagtTCTCTGCCTTCATTCGGAGATTGCTTAGCTTTGTATCAATGCTCTCCTGTGAGGATGTGGTGAATTGACCTCTGTCAAAGCTGGAGAAGATGGCTCTTTTCTCTGGAGAGAGCATATCAAGAGATTGTGCACGCTGCTCCAGACCCAGGCGTCGACGTTCCATACTTCGAATGGTGGCAGCACGTTGGAGCTTGTCATGGACCTCTACACTGAGACGTCGCCGAGTTTCCCGCAGCTCAGCACGCACGTTCGCCTTCCATTCAGCTGCATGGGCCTTAAACTCACCAACCTGACATACAAACAGTCAGTCATTATGGACATCCAAATATGCATGACTAGAAAATTCTATGTCTTAATGTTTCGTGACACAACCTCTGGGGTTAATAATTCCAAAGTTGATAGCCCAAGTTCAGTTGCTTCATCTTGCCATTAATAGGCATacaattatgatgatgatgatgatgatgatgatgatgatgatagacATTTTATTAGTCAATTCCATTAAAACAACTTAAATCACTGGTGCATGTTGGTTTCATTTCCATTAAAAGCTACTGataaactactgtatattattgtaCAGCAGAATGATTTCTAACCAATGACATATTGGTTAGAATGGAAATGGATTGTAGTGGAAATTGCCACCACAGGatttaaattattaatgcaaaaaaaataaaacaaaaatactgaataactgctttattattctcagaaaaaaactgtatgatgtaataaaaaaaagaaataaaaaataatgcataAAATGCATATCATACCTCCTCTTTAGTCTTCTTGGACAAGACTCTTAACCAGTCTCCTATCATGCTGAGGACTGCTGCAAAATATGCCAAGCCCACTAAGATCCAGAACCAAACTAGTGGCTTATACCACTTTTTGTATTCAATCTTTCTGTCCCCACCTGAAAACAAACAGCCAAAATTCAATGCTCTGTGCCTTTATTTTGATACTGAAACTATTTTAAATGCAATAATGGTAACTTATCAGTAAAAGGCCAACACACACTTAGGTCTATATTTCTTTGTATCACAACATCaaggtgtgtaaaaaaaattatagcatTTCATTTGTATCGTACCAGGACCTGTAGACAGGTCCAGACTTACATGCCTCTCTCTGAtaactttttgttttcctttttatttcatcacagtcactgaataattaataaaactgaattatATTCTTAATAACTGAAGATGAATCATTTCTTTCTGGCAAACCAAAATTCCCCAAATACACTTCTCTCATTACTAATAGAAAACCATTTCATTATAGTGCACATTTGTGCATGCATTACTATGGTGCCCAGAGTCAATCCCCAAAAATCCATCCAACAATCCAAACATTCATGTTTTCCTTGGGAATTAACTGATGAATTAAATCAGACATCAGAGTAATCAGAAGTAAGGCCTCGTAAgcactgcactatactgtagGCCCCAGGACACATATTTGTAAGTATAATACCAAATAAATTAGGCAGAAAGGTCAACTCTACCTGCTACATAATCCCCAATACCAACAGTTGTTAGAGTAATGACAACAAAGTAGATAGACTCTAGTGTACTCCAGCCTTCAATGTGTTGGAAGATGACAGCTGGTATGGTGACAAAGACGATGCATCCGGCCAGGATGAATAGAATTGTGGAGGTCACGCGGATTTTGGTCCGACTAATCTGCCTATGCCTCTGCTGTAAAGAGAAACAGGCCAAACATATctatgaaaaaaattatatccaAAATCCATAACATTATGGTACTATATAGAAAAGTCCTATCATTtacacaaccacaaaaaaacacacacacaaaaaaaacaataataataataataatcatcatcatcatcatcatcatcatcatcatcataacatAGCTTACCCTGAAAATTCCCTCCACCTTTAAAATGCTCTTAACAAACATGGTCCCTAGTTGATCACCAATGCCAGCCAGTAGGAATCCAAAGAGAGGAATACCAAATATGGCATACAGGATGCAGAAAATCTTGCCACCCTCAGTGCTGGGAGCAATGTTCCCATAGCCTGAATACATGCGTGTACGAAAAAAACAAGTAGtggatattttaatattgtcttCTACTATGCAATACACCAGCTATGAAAACTGAGAAAGGAAACTGTTAGGATGTCCTGGAACACCATGGCAGTAATTACAGTTTGTTGAAGAGAAAAGAATAGAAGAATAAAATATTCTAACCATAagattttcaattcaattcaattcaattcaagtttatttgtatagcgctttttacaatagacattgtctcaaagcagctttacagaacataaacatagagcagaaggtagacataattaatgataaaggaaataacgaataataaaagaaataagaataaaaataaaaaaataaaaattctaggttattattagatgtatatagttcacaatgtgtatgtatttattcccctatgagcaagtctgagatgacaggcagcagtggcaaggaaaaactcccttaaattggtaaaggaagaaaccttgagaggaaccggactcaagggggaacccatctgggtgacactgggggtgtgattgtaatatacagtcatttaaatgttgtattggtgtaaggatcatggactttggatctccttagtatcacagagtctaactggagatgtctcaggattcttagagtcggcctcggctcagtggacgtccaaaggcttcgtcccacagaggacgttgggagctggtacaatgtctggatgcctcgggatgggtacaaagagagaagcagtggggattaacatatctgctgttcataaaaatgtgccggtctgatgtactggtgcatgatactataggatgtattatgtgtatgcctgattAAAGAGaggagtttttaatctacatttaaactgggaaagtgtctgagccccgaacactatcaggaagacaattccaaagtttgggagctaaatacgaaaacgctctaccacctttagtagacttagatattctgggaactaccaaaagtcctgagttttgtgatctcagagagcgtgaaggattgtaacgtgttagaagactagttagatacatgggagctaaaccattaagagccttgtacgtaagtagcatcagtttgtagtcaattctaaacttaacaggtagccagtgtagagatgataaaattggggttatatggtcatactttcttgtcctagtgataATCACATAAGATAATCACAGTCTCAACACAGAGTAATGAGACATATTAATTACATCCAACAGTTCAATCGTCATCTAGCCTTTTTTAGAAATccaaatattgaatattgaactttatgcaaaaaaaaacagttctgtTTAATTAATAGAATAAAGATATGACATCCACAAAATACTTCTCTCTGTtgatatttcaaataaaaacttAATAATTGAACCAAAGTGTCCAAAGTGCTTCGTATATAATagacaataataatacagcattaatgtattataATTGTATTACTGAATTGTATTAGAAAGCAGCTGACAAAAAA is part of the Tachysurus fulvidraco isolate hzauxx_2018 chromosome 12, HZAU_PFXX_2.0, whole genome shotgun sequence genome and encodes:
- the kcnk10b gene encoding potassium channel subfamily K member 10b isoform X2, producing the protein MVVQTNMAPPRKLQPGVIQSSLVQASLATMQNPMGCEVKANEHCPLPRLSISSRSASIVASMDAAADGSAIHYVMKCKTVLAVFVAVVLYLVVGGLVFQALEQPFESDQKNTITQKKALFLQGNPCVSPAELEDLIKHSIDAVSAGVSPIGDMSYNSSHWDLGSAFFFAGTVITTIGYGNIAPSTEGGKIFCILYAIFGIPLFGFLLAGIGDQLGTMFVKSILKVEGIFRQRHRQISRTKIRVTSTILFILAGCIVFVTIPAVIFQHIEGWSTLESIYFVVITLTTVGIGDYVAGGDRKIEYKKWYKPLVWFWILVGLAYFAAVLSMIGDWLRVLSKKTKEEVGEFKAHAAEWKANVRAELRETRRRLSVEVHDKLQRAATIRSMERRRLGLEQRAQSLDMLSPEKRAIFSSFDRGQFTTSSQESIDTKLSNLRMKAENYNKHTASEENIFNRFGSLSKLAKRNRNKDMPPNIAEDAARLSSNSSNNTLAEESQEAHEEEEQEEEVTQKENNTMFTNLPQYIEQNEQLNGFVEREHQP
- the kcnk10b gene encoding potassium channel subfamily K member 10b isoform X1, with translation MKFSVENPRKQVNWNPEQVVVQTNMAPPRKLQPGVIQSSLVQASLATMQNPMGCEVKANEHCPLPRLSISSRSASIVASMDAAADGSAIHYVMKCKTVLAVFVAVVLYLVVGGLVFQALEQPFESDQKNTITQKKALFLQGNPCVSPAELEDLIKHSIDAVSAGVSPIGDMSYNSSHWDLGSAFFFAGTVITTIGYGNIAPSTEGGKIFCILYAIFGIPLFGFLLAGIGDQLGTMFVKSILKVEGIFRQRHRQISRTKIRVTSTILFILAGCIVFVTIPAVIFQHIEGWSTLESIYFVVITLTTVGIGDYVAGGDRKIEYKKWYKPLVWFWILVGLAYFAAVLSMIGDWLRVLSKKTKEEVGEFKAHAAEWKANVRAELRETRRRLSVEVHDKLQRAATIRSMERRRLGLEQRAQSLDMLSPEKRAIFSSFDRGQFTTSSQESIDTKLSNLRMKAENYNKHTASEENIFNRFGSLSKLAKRNRNKDMPPNIAEDAARLSSNSSNNTLAEESQEAHEEEEQEEEVTQKENNTMFTNLPQYIEQNEQLNGFVEREHQP